A region of the Acidobacteriota bacterium genome:
CTGGTCCTTCCGGCGCTGGTGATCCTGCTCGTACTGGCCAAATCGATCGTGATCATCCGCCAGGCCGAAAAGGGCATCGTCGAAAGGCTGGGCCGGTACAAGGAAACGCTCGACCCGGGTCTCCGGGTGCTGATTCCCTTCATCGACGGTCTGCGCGCCAGGGTCGACATGCGCGAAACAGTCCTGGACGTCGCGCCCCAGGCCGTGATCACCAAGGACAACGTCGGGATCACGGTGGACGCCGTCGTGTACTACTACGTGACGGACGCCAAGGCGGTGACCTACGAGGTGGCCAACTTTTTCGTGGCCGTCAGCAAGCTGGCCCAGACCAATTTGAGGAACCTCGTCGGCGACATGTCGCTGGACGAAACGCTGGGCTCGCGCGAACGCATCAACTCGTCCCTGAGGACCACCCTGGACGAAGCTACCGACAAATGGGGCGTCAAGGTCACCAGGGTGGAGGTCAAGGAGATCCTGCCGCCCAAGGACATCACCGAGGCGATGAGCAAGCAGATGAAGGCCGAGCGGGAGAAACGGGCCACCATCCTGGAAGCCGAGGCCTACAAGCAGAAGAAGATCCTGCAGGCGGAGGGGGACAAGCAGAACGCCATCCTGGTCGCCGAGGGCGACCGCCAGTCGGCCATCCTGAGGGCCGAGGGGGAAGCCAAGGCCATCGAGAACGTATCGGTCGCCGCCAGGGAGTACTTCGTCGGCAACGCCCAGATCCTGAAGCAACTGGAGGTCACCCAGGCGGCCCTGCAGCAGAACACCAAACTCGTCATCTCCGACCAATCCCGCTTGATCAACGTCCTGGGGTTGGGGGAGGAACTCAAGGAGATATCGGTCAGGAAATAGGGGTTCCGCGCCGTCCCCGGACCGATGGGCCCCGGTCGCTCCCCCACGACCGGGACCCCGGCGCGCCCGGCGCTAGCCGGCGTTCTGCAAGGCGAATTCCCAGTGGATCAGCCTGTCGAGCACCGCGTTGACGTAGTCGGCCCGACGGTTCTGGTAATCCAGGTAGTAGGCGTGCTCCCAGACATCGATGGTGAGCAAAGGCGTCATCCCCTTCGTCAAGGGGGTTTCGGCATTGGCGGTCTTGACCACCTTGAGGGAATCCCCGCGGAGGACGAGCCAGCTCCAACCGCTCCCGAATTGAGCCAGGGCCGCGTCCGCGAGCTCCTTCTTGCAGGCGTCGACGCTCCCGAAAGCGTCCACCATCTTCTTCCTGAGCGCCTCCGGCGGCTCCCCTCCCCCCTTCGGGTTCAGGCTTTTCCAGTAGAAGGAATGGTTCCAGATCTGCGCCGCGTTATTGAAGATCGCCGCCCCTTCAAGCCTTCCGGCCGTCTCGGCCATCACCTTCTCCAACGCCAGGTCGGCATATTCCGTTCCCGCAACAAGCTTGTTCAGGTTATCCACATAAGCCTTGTGATGTTTGCCGTAGTGAAAACTCACCGTTTTGGCCGTAATGACGGGTTCCAATGCGTTTTCGGCATAAGGAAGAGGGGGCAGAACATGGGGCGACGCGGCTCCAGCCGTTGCCGGGGATTGACTTGTGTCTTTATCGCTCATTTTGGTCTCCTTGCGGTGGGTGGGCACTGCGTGATACCTCCCGCTCCGGCGTCGGCAACCCCGGTGGGCGGACAGGAATCCTTCCGGTGGAAGGTCCCGGGTCGATCCGGCAGACATCCCCTTTCAGGACTTCGTCGACATCGCTCCGACCGCATCCGGGCCGGATCGGCCCGCCCGATCGCCTTTTGCTCGAATGCCTGGTGTCGGGAATATCTCCGGCATCCCGCCTGAGACCACTCCATGCCGTTGTTGATGCCATTCTACCCCAATATCACCGCGTTGGACATCGGTTTCGGGGCACGGCGGCATCCTTTTCCAGCGGAGGCGAGGGCTCGGAACGCGCGGGCGAAGACTCACGGTCCGGCCGTCCCCATTTTTTTATACTTTATATTGCAAAGTACTTGATTATGGATTAGCATTGCAGCCGAACGAACGCGTGCGCAAACCGATTGCCGACCCTGGAGGACACCATGAACCTGAATACGGAGAAATCCCCCCTTCCCCGGACCGCGGCTCTTCAGAGCCGCTTCTCGACCGCTCTGAAGATGGCTTCCATCGCCCTCTTGATCCTTTTCCTGCTCATCCCCCTGGCGATGGTCCGTTCGGTCCTCGAGGAGCGCCTGGCCCGGCGGGACGCGGCGGTGGATGAGATCACCTCCACCTGGGGCAAGGAACAGGTCGTCACCGGGCCGGTTTTGATCGTTCCCTATACCTTCGACCAGAGGAGCTGGGAAGAACAGGTGATCGAAGGGCGGAGGGAGCGGGTCGAGCGGATCCAATCCCTGAGGGGTCAGGCCTATTTCCTTCCTTCGGAGTTGAAGGTCGATGGACAGATCCGCCCGGAACCGCGCCACCGGGGGATCTATGAAACGGTCGTTTACAGCGGCACCCTGGATCTCAGCGGCAGCTTCACCAGGCCTTCCTTAGAAGAGTGGGACGTGGACCCCTCCCGGATTCTGTGGGACGAAGCGGAGGTCGCCCTCGCGGTTACGGACCTGCGGGGGACCCGGGAATCCCTCCGGATCACGCTGGCCGGGCGGGCGGCGCCGATGAGGCCGGGGAGCCGCCTGGCGGCCTTCGAAAACGGCATCCACGCGAGGATCCAGGGGCTCGGCGCCGCGATCGACACCATTCCTTTTGCGATGTCGCTGGGGCTGAACGGCAGCCGCGGCCTCCGCTTCGCACCCGTCGGGGTGAACAACGATGTGACGATCCGCTCCACCTGGCCCGATCCGAGCTTCCAGGGGGCATTCCTGCCCGCCGAACGGACCGTGAATCGGGACGGTTTCAGCGCCCGCTGGCAGGTTTCCTACTACGGCCGTTCCTACCCGCAACAGTGGACGGACCGCACTCCTGTCGAAGCCGCCGGCTTTGCCGCTTCACTTTTCGGCGTGGACCTGGTTCCGGCCATCGATTCCTACCGGTACGTGGAGCGGTCCATCAAGTACGGCATCCTGTTCATCGCGCTCCTGTTTGCGGCGTTTTTCCTGTTTGAGATCCTCTCGTCCGCACGCATCCACCCGTTCCAGTACACCCTCGTCGGCATCGCCCTCTGTCTGTTCTATCTCGGGCTGCTGGCCCTGTCCGAAGTGACCTCGTTTGCAGCCGCGTACTGGATCGGCGCCGCCCTGGCCGCGCTGATGATCGCGCTGTACAGCGGCAAAGTCCTCCACAGCCCCCGGGCGGGCGCCCTGGTCGCGGCCGGCCTCGCCCTGATCTACGCGTTCCTGTTCGTGATCCTCCGTTTGCAGGACTACTCGCTCCTGGTCGGCGCCCTGGGGCTGTTTCTCCTGCTCGGCGTCGCAATGTTCGTGACGCGCAACATCGACTGGTACGAGCGGGACGGCCGATAACGGGAAAGGGCCGGCGCCTGCGTTCGGCACGCGGGCGCCGGCCCCGACAGCGGACGGCTTCGCAATCATTCCGGTTGCGGGTAGACCTTCTCCTCCGCTTCCCAGTGGGAAGGGGTGTTGTACGGCAGGACCGCGCCGGGAGCCTCGATTTCGTAAAGCTTGCCATTGCGGATCTTGTAGACGTGCACGGCGGCCAGGTTGAACTGCCCGTAGGTCTGGGTGTTCCCCGTCACGCCCTCCCTGGGCGGACGCCGCGTGCCGTCGTGGCGGAACATCGAAAAGCCCACCGCCAGCCCCTTCTGCACGTCGGCGACGACGAGGCGCGGCCGGATTTCGGTGATATAGGAAAAAACCCCCGCGCTGAGCTGCCCTTCGCAGTCGGTGGGGACGCCCCCGAACCCCCCGGTGGGCATGGCGCCGCCGGGCGCCGCCTTGGCCTTGGGGGGCGGGCCGCCCGCCGTGACCATGCCGTTCTCCCGCCGTTCACATTCCTTCGCGAACGGGGCCCGGGTGCCGTCCTCGGAGGTCAGGGCGTCGTAGTACGCCAACCCGATCCGGACCAGGTCCTCCCGCTTCATCCGTTCGGCCTCCGGGATGTCCTCGTCGAAGCCGGGGCGGGACTTCAAGAGGTTGGGCCCGGAGAAATTCATGGGCATGCTCCCGCCGCCCCGGACGATCAGGTGCTCGGCCTCGGTAATCTTCCCCGCCTCGAGCTTGATGCGGGCCCCGAGCATGACGGGTTGGTCCTTTTCCTTCATGACCACCAGGCAGGCGGCCGCCTGCCCCTCGGGATCGGCCGCGAAGATCCGGTAGTCCTTCGGCCCCTCGGTAGCGGTCTCCCACAACCCCTTCCCCACCTCGAGGACCTCGATCCCCTTTTCGGTGTTCTCGGTGAACTTCACGCTGTCGGCAAAGGGCAGGCTCCCGGGATCGTGCTGGACCAGCGCCTCGATATACCGGTGCATCAGGTTGTCGAGGCACTGCCGGTCGCACTCTTCGACCTTCACCCCGCAACCCGTCCACCCCCAGGCGGCCAGGAACACGGCTGCGACAAATACCCTATGGAATCGGCTTGATCTCATTCGGTTCTCCCTTCATGGTTGGATCAGGCAATACTACTGCAAGGATGGGACTCCAGGATAGTATTTTGCAGTCGCTGGATGGGGGCGGGGATCCGGTACCTTTGTGGAGCCGGATGCCGTTCGGAACTTTCGGCCTACGGCCTGGCATTGTATCTGCAGCAATGACCCTCGTCCGTCCCCGGTCCTATCCCAGCTGGGTGATGAAATAGCCGGCGACGATGGTGGTGCCGATGACGCCCGCCACGTTGGGTCCCATGGCGTGCATGAGGAGGTAATTGGAGGGGTCGCTCTTTTGGCCTTCCACCTGGGCCACCCGCGCCGCCATGGGAACCGCGGATACGCCGGAAGCTCCGATCAGGGGGTTGAGCGGATTTTTGGAGGAGAGCAGGTTCATGAGCTTGCCCATCAGGATCCCGCTGGCGGTGGAGAGGGCGAAAGCGCAGACGCCCAGGGCGATGATTTTCAATGTCTGGGGGGTCAAAAACCGGTCGGCGCTCATGGTGAAGCCGACGCTGGTGCCCAGAAAGATCGTCACGACGTTGATGATCTCGTTCTGGCTCGATTTCACCAGCCGCTCGGTGACCCCGCATTCGCGGAGGAAATTGCCCAGCATCAGCATGCCGATCAGGGCCGCTGACGCAGGCACGAGCAATATGCACGCGACGCAGACGATCAGCGCGAAGGCCATTCTTTCGAGCTTGCCCACCGTGCGCAGCGACCGCATCCGGATTTTCCGTTCTTTCGCCGTGGTCAGCAGGCGCATGATCGGGGGCTGGATCAGCGGCACCAGCGCCATGTATGTGTAGGCGGCGACCGCAATGGGGCCGATCAGGTCGGGCGCCAGTTTGGATGCCGTGAAGATGGAAGTCGGGCCGTCAGCGCCGCCGATGATGCCGATGGACGCCGCTTCTCCAGGCGTGAAGCCGAGGGCGATCGATCCCAGGAAGGTGGCGAAAATTCCGATCTGGGCGGCGGCTCCCAGCAGGAGCGTTCGGGGGTTGGCGATCAGCGGTCCGAAATCGGTCAGCGCGCCTACACCGAGGAAAATGATGGGCGGAAAGAGCTCCCATTCGATCCCTTTGGAAATGTAGTAATACAGGCCTCCCGGCGCCATCGAGCCGTCGGGCTGGACAAGGGGGGGGTTGACCACGCCCAGGGTCGGAAGGTTGGCGATCAGGGCGCCAAACGCTATGGGCACCAGCAGGAGTGGCTCGAATTCCTTGTACACCGCGAAATAGAGGAGGAGGAGCACCACCCCCCACATGATGACCTGGCCCCCCGATACCTGCGCGAAGCCGGTGTCGGCCATAAAGCGGGCAAAACCCTGTAGCATGCCGAAGTCCATCCTTATGCGAGCGTTACGAGAACCGCGCCTTCCTCGGCCCGCATGCCCGGTTGTGCCTGAATCGAAGCGATCACGCCGTCCTGCGGCGCCCATACGGGGGTGTTCATTTTCATGGCTTCAAGCATGACCAGGAGGTCGCCCTTCTTGACCCGCTGCCCCTGCTCCACATGGACGGTGACGACGATGCCGGACAGGGGACACAGGACCCTCCCACCTTCGGCCGCCGGCTGCGGCGTCGGTGCGACATGCCGGGGGGGGTGCAGGACGGGGGCCTGTGGCTGCACCGGGATCGCGGCCTGCGGGTAACCGGCGTTATCGTCCAGCAGTTCCGCCGTGACGTCATAGACCTGGCCGGCGATGGTGATACGGATGTGTCGTGTGATGGACATGGCGAATCCTTTACCTGTATTTCTTCAGAGTCGGGCGCCGCCTCGGAACGCGGGCCCTGCCGATCGGCGGCCTCAGGTTGCGCACGGCCCCGCGCTGGGAATAGGCATGCGAATCAAAGATCTGCCGCCGGCCTTCCCCCCCCCACCAGTTTTGCTCGTAGGGACCAAGGACCGGGGCGACCCGGTGGATGCGGAAAGCCCGATCGTCGAGCACCACCGCCACCGCCGCGGCAATCACCGCCGGGAGGAGCGGGTCGCCGGAGGTCGCGGGCGATCGCTGGGGGTCTGCCGCGGAAACCGGCACGAAGCCCGGTGCCGCAGGCCTTCGGCCGCCGCGCTCCAGGCGCTGGAAAAAAAACCCGGTGGCGGTACAGAACAGGCTGATCCCGGCCAGCGCCGTCAGGACAATGAACACCCCCAGGACCAGAAAACCCAGAACCTCGCCCCACGACGGTTGCGCCGCGAGCGCCGGGACTTTAACTTGAAACTGGTCTGAAATGAGACCCAAGGAGGAGGCGTCCATAGAGCGGTATTCTAAAAAAACAAAGAAGGCGACATATTCAAAACAACATACGGCTGCGGTCATTCTGTTTGCTTATATTTTTCCCTCGCCAATTAGTTATTATAATGTCTCCCGGAGTGGAAACCAATGGCTATATGCAGCCAGGAGCCGCATCTCGAAGACGCCGGTCTTCCCCGGGACGGCCTCCGGCCTGTGGCCGAAGGCCCGCGGACCTAATCCTGGCCGGGGGCCCCGTCCCCTGCGCCGCCTTCCGCCGCGGCCGCCAGGACCTGTTCCGCCAGGGCGGCGTCCTCTTCTCCGATGAAGAGCTGCACCCCGCGCGCGAACGCGAGGGCGGGGTCGACCGACCCGCAGTCGTCGGAATTCAGGTAGGATTCGATGCCGTTCGCCAGCAGCAGTTGCCGGACGATTCCCGCTTCCGCCCGGGAATGGAATTCCCGGCACAGCACCCGTCGTTTCATGGCATCCTCCCCAGGCCGCACCCTGAACTCCCGTCCCTTCCGCCTGGAATGCCGGGCCGGCCCGAGCGTCACCCCCGCCGGAGGGGGAAGAGCCGTTCGGATCTCGCGGCCCCGCAACGGGCGCATTTCGGGTCGTACCACGAAATGCGCGCCTGGCACTCGGGGCAGCTCCAGCGCTCCTCCTCGTGCCGGGTCCACCGCGCGATTCCCCTCTCCCGAAGGCCGCGGCAGTTTTCCAGCACCTCCGCGTGGTGCAGCATCCCGTCGTTGTTGAAATCGGTCACGAGCCTGCAGGGGAAGTCGCCGCAGTCGGCGCAGCGGGTCACCCCCGGTTTCGTTTCGGCGCACTCCCGCATGGAGC
Encoded here:
- a CDS encoding SPFH/Band 7/PHB domain protein, producing MVLPALVILLVLAKSIVIIRQAEKGIVERLGRYKETLDPGLRVLIPFIDGLRARVDMRETVLDVAPQAVITKDNVGITVDAVVYYYVTDAKAVTYEVANFFVAVSKLAQTNLRNLVGDMSLDETLGSRERINSSLRTTLDEATDKWGVKVTRVEVKEILPPKDITEAMSKQMKAEREKRATILEAEAYKQKKILQAEGDKQNAILVAEGDRQSAILRAEGEAKAIENVSVAAREYFVGNAQILKQLEVTQAALQQNTKLVISDQSRLINVLGLGEELKEISVRK
- a CDS encoding superoxide dismutase, with the protein product MSDKDTSQSPATAGAASPHVLPPLPYAENALEPVITAKTVSFHYGKHHKAYVDNLNKLVAGTEYADLALEKVMAETAGRLEGAAIFNNAAQIWNHSFYWKSLNPKGGGEPPEALRKKMVDAFGSVDACKKELADAALAQFGSGWSWLVLRGDSLKVVKTANAETPLTKGMTPLLTIDVWEHAYYLDYQNRRADYVNAVLDRLIHWEFALQNAG
- the creD gene encoding cell envelope integrity protein CreD; amino-acid sequence: MNLNTEKSPLPRTAALQSRFSTALKMASIALLILFLLIPLAMVRSVLEERLARRDAAVDEITSTWGKEQVVTGPVLIVPYTFDQRSWEEQVIEGRRERVERIQSLRGQAYFLPSELKVDGQIRPEPRHRGIYETVVYSGTLDLSGSFTRPSLEEWDVDPSRILWDEAEVALAVTDLRGTRESLRITLAGRAAPMRPGSRLAAFENGIHARIQGLGAAIDTIPFAMSLGLNGSRGLRFAPVGVNNDVTIRSTWPDPSFQGAFLPAERTVNRDGFSARWQVSYYGRSYPQQWTDRTPVEAAGFAASLFGVDLVPAIDSYRYVERSIKYGILFIALLFAAFFLFEILSSARIHPFQYTLVGIALCLFYLGLLALSEVTSFAAAYWIGAALAALMIALYSGKVLHSPRAGALVAAGLALIYAFLFVILRLQDYSLLVGALGLFLLLGVAMFVTRNIDWYERDGR
- a CDS encoding sodium ion-translocating decarboxylase subunit beta yields the protein MLQGFARFMADTGFAQVSGGQVIMWGVVLLLLYFAVYKEFEPLLLVPIAFGALIANLPTLGVVNPPLVQPDGSMAPGGLYYYISKGIEWELFPPIIFLGVGALTDFGPLIANPRTLLLGAAAQIGIFATFLGSIALGFTPGEAASIGIIGGADGPTSIFTASKLAPDLIGPIAVAAYTYMALVPLIQPPIMRLLTTAKERKIRMRSLRTVGKLERMAFALIVCVACILLVPASAALIGMLMLGNFLRECGVTERLVKSSQNEIINVVTIFLGTSVGFTMSADRFLTPQTLKIIALGVCAFALSTASGILMGKLMNLLSSKNPLNPLIGASGVSAVPMAARVAQVEGQKSDPSNYLLMHAMGPNVAGVIGTTIVAGYFITQLG
- a CDS encoding DUF2118 domain-containing protein is translated as MSITRHIRITIAGQVYDVTAELLDDNAGYPQAAIPVQPQAPVLHPPRHVAPTPQPAAEGGRVLCPLSGIVVTVHVEQGQRVKKGDLLVMLEAMKMNTPVWAPQDGVIASIQAQPGMRAEEGAVLVTLA